From Fundulus heteroclitus isolate FHET01 chromosome 14, MU-UCD_Fhet_4.1, whole genome shotgun sequence, the proteins below share one genomic window:
- the LOC105925514 gene encoding uncharacterized protein LOC105925514, which translates to MTMAFAQSIFFPTWFILFLVSKTHLTSYSSVHQESSFISAHIGDKVTLQCFYDGDDSAWIFWYKQSLGHKPKLISSFYIYGTKRKLYNEFNNPRFQISTKNHIHSLTILDLHISDSATYYCAVNYAKVLTFAEGTVVRVIGSGSNIQLLAHQPEYESIQPGGSVTLNCTVQPGSCDGEHSVYWFKDSEKSQPGLIYKHGTKNQCTTNPYIQTPSCVYNLAMENLNASHVGTYYCAVATCGHITFGNGTTLHFSGEANVSMYFCDFQDNLRDTSRLAYATINVQPFNRSQKQRKSTESECVYSSIRHEK; encoded by the exons ATGACAATGGCATTTGCACAGTCTATCTTCTTTCCAACATGGTTTATCCTATTTTTAg tTTCCAAGACTCATCTGACATCTTATTCATCTGTACACCAAGAGAGCAGTTTTATATCAGCTCATATTGGTGACAAAGTGACCTTACAATGCTTCTACGATGGTGACGATTCAGCATGGATCTTCTGGTACAAACAATCCCTGGGACATAAGCCGAAGCTCATTTCAAGCTTCTATATTTATGGAACCAAAAGGAAACTTTATAATGAATTCAATAATCCTCGGTTCCAAATCAGTACAAAAAACCATATACACAGCTTGACAATTTTGGATCTGCATATTTCAGACTCAGCTACTTACTACTGTGCAGTTAACTATGCAAAAGTTTTGACTTTTGCAGAGGGCACAGTAGTCAGGGTTATAGGTTCAGGTTCCAATATCCAACTTTTGGCCCATCAGCCGGAATATGAGAGCATCCAGCCAGGAGGCTCTGTGACTCTGAACTGTACTGTACAACCTGGCAGTTGTGATGGAGAACACAGTGTTTACTGGTTCAAAGACTCTGAGAAATCTCAACCAGGACTCATTTATAAACATGGAACCAAGAATCAGTGTACGACAAATCCCTACATACAAACACCCTCCTGTGTGTATAACCTGGCCATGGAGAACCTGAATGCATCTCATGTGGGGACCTACTACTGTGCCGTGGCTACATGTGGACACATAACGTTTGGAAATGGGACCACGCTTCATTTCTCAG GTGAAGCAAATGTTTCGATGTACTTCTGT GATTTCCAGGATAATCTCAGAGACACAAGCAGACTCGCCTATGCAACTATAAATGTTCAGCCATTCAACAGATCACAAAAACAACGGAAGAGCACAGAGAGTGAATGCGTCTACTCCAGCATAAGACATGAGAAATGA